From Acinonyx jubatus isolate Ajub_Pintada_27869175 chromosome B2, VMU_Ajub_asm_v1.0, whole genome shotgun sequence, a single genomic window includes:
- the LOC113598560 gene encoding beta-defensin 110-like: MSFLIAARSNFESMYRFERCKKLKGICKTFCNDDEYDYGYCIKWRNQCCI, encoded by the coding sequence ATGTCTTTCTTGATTGCAGCCAGAAGTAACTTTGAGTCAATGTATAGATTTGAAAGATGCAAAAAATTGAAAggaatatgtaaaacattttgtAATGATGATGAGTATGATTACGGATACTGCATTAAATGGAGAAATCAGTGCTGCATatga